GACCCCTTACACCGGCGAACGAAGTACCACCTCGTGTATCTGACCAGCCATCCAACGGGCATTGTCGAGTTCATGGAAATCTCCGAACGAGTGGACCTCGTCCAGCGGCAGGTTCGCGCTGCCAAGCAGATCGACGTTCGACAGCAAAGGACGGGCGTCGCCGACATGTTCGGCACGGACGCGCTGCCCAAACCGGCGGACGGTCGCTGCAGCCCCGATGATGTTGATGCCTTCTGGCGCCAGTATCTCGCAGCGGGCGAACGGCGTGTCGGAACTGCTGATTTCGCAGACATTCTTGAGGCCACGAACTGGCTTCCGGGTGAGCTGCAAAGCTCGCTCGTTCGCCTCGTGAAGGCAGGAGTCGTGCGCAATTTGGACGCCGATGCTTCGAGGAGGCGATCGAAGCCGCTTCACTTCGACAAGGCAGAACGCCTTCAACTCGCCCAGAGCTGACAGCAACCCGACGTACGGGCGGCCCTGCCAACGTCGACCTGATTGCTTCTGACGACAGTCGACCAGACCGCGTGCACCGGGAACGCGTCGTAGCAGCGTCCGCTCCCAAGAGTTGCGTCGAAGCCACTCATATCGGCGCTGCCGTCGTTACCACCTTCATCGTCGGTGGCAGCAGCGTCGGCGTGTGCGTCTTCCCCGCCACCCAGGCGTCGATCATGTCGGCCCACTCCTGCAGCATGTGACGTCGCTGCTCTGCGTACTCCGCCTTGTTGTAGACGCCGCGCGATGAGCGCCCGTCTTCGTGGGCCAGACACTTCTCGATCCAGTCGCTGTTGAAGCCGAGCTCATTCAGGATGGTCGAGCCAGTGCGGCGCAGGTCGTGCACCGTGAACGGCTCGAGCGGCAGCTTCGCTTCCTTTGCGCGCTCCGCGACGATCTGGGTGACCCGGTTCAGGGTCGCCTTCGACATGCAGCGATCGGCGTCGTAGCGCGAAGGCAGCAGGAACCTGGAGCCGCTCGCGCAGGTGCGCAGCGCCACCATGATGTCGAGTGCCTGCTGCGACAGATACACGTTGTGGGGCTTGCCAGCCTTCATGCGGCTCTTCGGGATCGTCCAGACGGCGTTCTCGAAGTCGACCTCGTCCCAGGTGGCCTCGATCAGTTCGCTCTTGCGCACGAGCGTCAGCAGGATCAGGCGCAGCGCCAGGCGGATGGTCGGCAGGGTTGCGGTGGCGTCCAGCACGCGGTGCATGACGCGGATCTCGGACGGCGACAGCGCGCGGTCCTTTGCGACGAACGTCGCGATCGACGAGGGGCCAACTTCGTCCGCCGGGTTCGGCGCCTTCTCGCCGTGCAGGGCTGCGAAGCCGAAGACCTGCTTGACGATGTCGCGCACGTGCACGGCGGTGGCCGGCGCGCCGCGCGCCTTGACCTTGGCGCACAGGTTGCGCAGGTCTTCCGGGCTGATCTCCGCCATCAGGCGGTTGCGGAAGGCCGGCAGGATGTCCCGGTCGATGATGCTCTTGCGCATCGACTTGGTGCTCTCGGCCATCCTGGCCTCTTCCAGCCAGCGTTTGGTGAACTCCTCGAAGGTCTTGGCCTCGGCCGTTCTGAGCTTCTCGCGCTGCTTCTCCTGGGAGGGAGATCGGCCTTCGGCGATCGCCTTGCGCGCTTCCACGCAGCGCTCGCGCGCCATCAGCAGCGAGATCCCGTCCTTGGACCCGTAGCGGCCGATCGTGAGCGTCTCCCGCCGGCCGTTGAGCCGGTAGTCGAGACGGAAAGTGATCGTGCCCTTGGGAGAGACGGTCACGTACATCCCGTCCCGGTCGGCGATCTTGTAGGTGGTGGCCTGGGGCTTGATGCCCCTGAGCGTGCCATCGGACAGCATCGGCGGTCCCTCCTCTCGGGGGGATTTTACCGTCACGATGATTTGGCCGCTACAACTTCGCTAAGTTCTTGTTCCGTATTATTTTTCGGCCTATTTTTTTACCGTCAACGACCCAAAAGCGCTGACGGTAAAAAATTCTGGGGGTGTCAGTGCCAGATCTTTACCGTCAGATTTACCGTCAAACTGGAAGGCATCACCCCGATAGATGTCGATAGACCCCGACAGACGTTCTCTATACAGGACAGGCACTTAGCAGAGATTTTCGATAGACCCCG
This DNA window, taken from Thauera sp. K11, encodes the following:
- a CDS encoding tyrosine-type recombinase/integrase, translated to MLSDGTLRGIKPQATTYKIADRDGMYVTVSPKGTITFRLDYRLNGRRETLTIGRYGSKDGISLLMARERCVEARKAIAEGRSPSQEKQREKLRTAEAKTFEEFTKRWLEEARMAESTKSMRKSIIDRDILPAFRNRLMAEISPEDLRNLCAKVKARGAPATAVHVRDIVKQVFGFAALHGEKAPNPADEVGPSSIATFVAKDRALSPSEIRVMHRVLDATATLPTIRLALRLILLTLVRKSELIEATWDEVDFENAVWTIPKSRMKAGKPHNVYLSQQALDIMVALRTCASGSRFLLPSRYDADRCMSKATLNRVTQIVAERAKEAKLPLEPFTVHDLRRTGSTILNELGFNSDWIEKCLAHEDGRSSRGVYNKAEYAEQRRHMLQEWADMIDAWVAGKTHTPTLLPPTMKVVTTAAPI